Proteins encoded by one window of Sorex araneus isolate mSorAra2 chromosome 3, mSorAra2.pri, whole genome shotgun sequence:
- the GLCE gene encoding D-glucuronyl C5-epimerase yields MRCLAARVNYKTLIIICALFTLVTVLLWNKCSSDKAIQFSRHLSGGFRVDGFEKRAAASESNSYVNHPGKPQSDEAFPQEQQKAPPVVGGFSSNGGNKVLGLKYEEIDCLINDEHTIKGRREGNEVFLPFSWVEKYFDVYGKVVQYDGYDRFEFSHSYSRVYAQRSPYHPDGVFMSFEGYNVEVRDRVKCISGVEGVPLSTQWGPQGYFYPIQIAQYGLSHYSKNLTEKPPHIEVYETAEDRDRNSKPNDWTVPKGCFVASVADKSRFTNVKQFIAPETSEGVSLQLGNTKDFIISFDLKFVTNGSVSVVLETTEKNQLFTVHYVSNTQLIALKDRDIYYGIGPRTSWSTVTRDLVTDLRKGVGLSNTKAVRPTKIMPKKVVRLIAKGKGFLDNITISTTAHMAAFFAASDWLVRNQDEKGGWPIMVTRKLGEGFKSLEPGWYSAMAQGQAISTLVRAYVLTKDHLFLNSALRATAPYKFLSEQHGVKAVFMNKHDWYEEYPTTPSSFVLNGFMYSLIGLYDLKETAGEKLGKEARSLYERGMESLKAMLPLYDTGSGTIYDLRHFMLGIAPNLARWDYHTTHINQLQLLSTIDEAPIFREFVKRWKSYLKGGRAKHN; encoded by the exons ATGCGTTGCTTGGCAGCTCGGGTCAACTATAAGACTTTGATTATCATCTGTGCGCTCTTCACTTTGGTCACAGTACTTTTATGGAATAAGTGTTCCAGTGACAAAGCAATCCAGTTTTCACGACACTTGAGTGGTGGCTTCCGAGTGGATGGCTTTGAGAAGAGAGCTGCGGCATCAGAAAGTAACAGCTATGTGAACCACCCGGGCAAGCCGCAGTCTGACGAGGCGTTTCCACAGGAGCAGCAGAAAGCACCTCCTGTCGTGGGGGGCTTCAGCAGCAATGGGGGGAAcaaggtgctggggctcaaataTGAAGAAATTGACTGCCTCATAAATGATGAACACACAAtcaaagggagaagagaaggaaatgaagtcTTTCTGCCGTTCAGTTGGGTGGAGAAGTATTTTGATGTTTATGGGAAGGTGGTTCAGTATGATGGCTATGATCGGTTTGAGTTCTCACATAGCTACTCCAGAGTCTATGCACAGCGATCCCCCTACCACCCTGATGGCGTGTTCATGTCCTTTGAGGGCTACAATGTGGAAGTCCGAGACAGAGTCAAGTGTATAAGTGGGGTTGAAG GTGTGCCTTTATCTACACAGTGGGGTCCACAAGGCTATTTCTACCCAATCCAGATTGCACAATATGGGTTAAGTCATTACAGCAAGAATCTGACTGAGAAACCTCCTCACATAGAGGTCTATGAAACCGCAGAAGACAGGGACAGAAACAGCAAGCCTAATGACTGGACTGTGCCAAAGGGCTGCTTTGTGGCGAGTGTGGCTGATAAGTCTCGATTTACAAATGTCAAGCAGTTCATTGCTCCAG AAACCAGTGAGGGTGTATCCTTGCAACTGGGTAAcacaaaagattttattatttcatttgaccTCAAGTTCGTGACAAATGGGAGTGTGTCTGTGGTGCTAGAGACCACGGAGAAGAATCAGCTCTTCACAGTACACTATGTCTCCAACACCCAGCTGATCGCACTGAAGGACAGAGACATCTACTATGGCATTGGGCCCAGGACCTCCTGGAGCACAGTCACCAGGGACCTGGTCACCGACCTCAGGAAAGGAGTGGGGCTCTCCAACACAAAAGCTGTCAGGCCGACCAAAATCATGCCCAAGAAGGTGGTCAGGTTGATCGCTAAAGGGAAAGGCTTCCTCGACAACATCACCATCTCTACCACCGCGCACATGGCTGCCTTCTTTGCGGCCAGTGATTGGCTGGTAAGGAACCAGGATGAGAAAGGCGGCTGGCCAATCATGGTAACCCGTAAGTTAGGGGAAGGGTTCAAGTCTTTAGAGCCGGGGTGGTACTCAGCCATGGCCCAAGGCCAAGCCATCTCGACCCTAGTCAGGGCTTACGTGCTAACAAAGGATCACTTATTCCTCAATTCAGCTTTAAGGGCGACAGCCCCTTATAAATTTCTCTCCGAGCAGCATGGAGTCAAAGCTGTGTTCATGAATAAACACGACTGGTATGAAGAATACCCAACCACCCCTAGCTCTTTTGTTCTAAATGGCTTTATGTATTCTCTAATTGGACTGTATGACTTAAAAGAAACTGCAGGGGAGAAACTGGGGAAAGAGGCGAGGTCCTTGTATGAGCGGGGCATGGAGTCCCTGAAGGCCATGCTCCCCCTCTATGACactggctcagggaccatctaTGACCTCCGTCACTTCATGCTCGGCATCGCCCCCAACCTGGCACGCTGGGACTACCACACCACTCACATCAATCAGCTTCAGCTCCTCAGCACTATCGACGAGGCCCCCATCTTCCGAGAATTTGTCAAGAGATGGAAAAGCTACCTTAAAGGTGGCAGGGCAAAGCACAACTAG